In the Staphylococcus sp. IVB6240 genome, one interval contains:
- a CDS encoding valine--tRNA ligase, with the protein MDMQKKYNPQEVEAGRYQEWLDHNRFKPSGDLDKPTYTIVIPPPNVTGKLHLGHAWDTTLQDILTRMKRMQGYDTLYLPGMDHAGIATQAKVEAKMREEGISRHDIGREKFLEKAWEWKEEYASFIRQQWAKLGLGLDYSRERFTLDDGLSKAVRKVFVDMYNKGLIYRGERIINWDPEARTALSDIEVIHEDVNGKFYHFKYPYADGTGYIEIATTRPETMLGDTAIVVNPDDERYQDIIGKEVILPIVGRTLPVLADAYVDKEFGSGAMKVTPAHDPNDFEIGNRHELERIVVMDESGRMNDKAGKYEGMDRFECRKQLVKDLEAEGLVIKIEDHMHSVGHSERSGAVVEPYLSTQWFVKMAPLAQQALDNQKTDGRIEFVPGRFEKTFNRWMEEIRDWTISRQLWWGHQIPAWYHNETGELYVGMEAPEDSENWTQDEDVLDTWFSSALWPFSTLNWPDEEAADYQRYYPTNVLVTGYDIIFFWVARMIFQGLEFTGQKPFNDVLLHGLVRAEDGRKMSKSLGNGVDPMDVIDQYGADSLRYFLATGSSPGHDLRYSTEKVESVWNFINKIWNAARFSLMNIGEDFKYEDIDLTQNLSVADQWILTRLNETIETVTDLSDKYEFGEVGRALYNFIWDEFSDWYIEMSKIPMNGDDEAQKNVTRSVLSYTLDRIMRLLHPFMPFVTEHIWQNLPHEGESIVTSAWPTVNDELMFPESKDVMEQLVEIIKSVRQSRLEVNTPLSKEIPIIIQAKNPTIQQLLIDNKDYLERFCNPSELTIDTEVTIPEKAMTSVVAAGEVILPLEGLIDMDKEIARLEKDLEKWQKELDRVNKKLANEKFVQKAPEKVIQEERDKQVKYQEKYDGVKARIEQLKA; encoded by the coding sequence ATGGACATGCAAAAAAAATATAATCCGCAAGAAGTAGAAGCAGGCCGCTATCAAGAATGGCTTGATCATAACCGCTTTAAACCAAGTGGTGATTTAGATAAACCAACATATACAATCGTTATTCCACCACCGAATGTAACAGGTAAGTTGCATTTAGGTCATGCATGGGATACAACATTACAAGATATCTTAACAAGAATGAAACGTATGCAAGGTTACGATACATTATATTTACCAGGTATGGACCATGCTGGTATTGCGACACAAGCAAAAGTAGAAGCAAAAATGCGTGAAGAAGGTATTTCTCGTCATGATATCGGTCGTGAAAAATTCCTTGAAAAAGCATGGGAATGGAAAGAAGAATATGCTTCATTTATTCGTCAACAATGGGCGAAGTTAGGTTTAGGTTTAGATTATTCTCGTGAACGTTTCACATTAGATGATGGCTTAAGTAAAGCAGTACGTAAAGTCTTCGTTGATATGTACAACAAAGGGTTAATTTATCGTGGTGAACGTATCATTAACTGGGATCCGGAAGCACGTACAGCACTTTCTGATATCGAAGTCATTCATGAAGATGTTAACGGTAAGTTCTATCATTTTAAATATCCATATGCAGATGGTACTGGATATATTGAAATTGCGACTACACGTCCTGAGACAATGCTTGGTGATACTGCAATCGTCGTAAACCCAGATGATGAACGTTATCAAGATATTATCGGCAAAGAAGTCATTTTACCAATCGTTGGTCGTACGCTACCTGTATTGGCAGATGCTTATGTTGATAAAGAATTTGGTAGTGGTGCGATGAAAGTAACACCTGCTCACGACCCGAATGACTTTGAAATTGGTAACCGTCATGAATTAGAGCGAATCGTTGTCATGGATGAATCAGGTCGCATGAACGATAAAGCGGGTAAATATGAAGGCATGGACCGCTTCGAATGCCGTAAACAACTTGTAAAAGATTTAGAAGCAGAAGGTCTTGTGATTAAAATTGAGGATCACATGCACTCAGTTGGACATTCTGAACGTAGTGGCGCGGTTGTTGAGCCATATTTATCAACACAATGGTTTGTTAAGATGGCACCACTTGCACAACAAGCACTTGATAATCAAAAAACAGATGGTCGAATTGAATTCGTACCAGGTCGTTTTGAGAAAACATTCAATCGTTGGATGGAAGAAATTCGTGACTGGACAATTTCTCGTCAACTTTGGTGGGGACATCAAATTCCAGCATGGTATCACAATGAAACAGGTGAATTATATGTAGGTATGGAAGCACCTGAAGATAGTGAAAACTGGACACAAGATGAGGACGTACTTGATACATGGTTCTCAAGTGCATTATGGCCATTCTCAACATTAAATTGGCCAGATGAAGAAGCGGCAGATTATCAACGTTACTACCCTACAAATGTATTAGTAACAGGATACGACATTATCTTCTTCTGGGTAGCGCGTATGATTTTCCAAGGTTTAGAATTCACAGGTCAAAAACCATTTAATGACGTATTACTACACGGTCTTGTACGTGCAGAAGATGGTCGTAAAATGAGTAAATCACTCGGTAATGGTGTCGATCCAATGGATGTTATCGACCAATATGGTGCAGACAGCTTACGTTACTTCTTAGCAACAGGTTCTTCACCAGGACATGACTTGAGATATTCAACAGAAAAAGTTGAATCTGTTTGGAACTTTATCAATAAAATTTGGAATGCTGCTCGTTTTAGTTTAATGAACATCGGCGAGGACTTTAAGTATGAAGATATTGATTTAACTCAAAATTTATCTGTGGCAGATCAATGGATTTTAACACGTCTGAATGAAACAATTGAAACAGTTACAGACTTAAGTGATAAATATGAATTCGGTGAAGTCGGCCGTGCATTGTATAACTTCATTTGGGATGAATTCTCTGACTGGTACATTGAGATGAGTAAAATTCCAATGAATGGCGATGATGAAGCACAGAAAAATGTAACACGTTCAGTATTGAGTTACACATTAGATCGCATTATGCGTTTATTACATCCATTCATGCCATTCGTAACAGAACACATTTGGCAAAACTTACCACATGAAGGTGAGTCTATCGTTACAAGCGCTTGGCCAACAGTGAATGATGAATTAATGTTCCCTGAAAGTAAAGATGTGATGGAACAGCTTGTAGAAATTATCAAATCAGTTCGTCAATCACGCTTAGAGGTGAATACACCATTATCAAAAGAAATTCCAATCATTATTCAAGCGAAAAACCCAACGATTCAACAATTATTAATCGATAATAAAGATTACTTAGAACGTTTCTGTAATCCAAGTGAATTAACAATTGATACAGAAGTGACAATTCCTGAAAAAGCAATGACTTCAGTTGTTGCAGCAGGAGAAGTAATCTTACCATTAGAAGGTCTTATCGACATGGATAAAGAAATTGCACGTCTTGAAAAAGACTTAGAAAAATGGCAAAAAGAATTAGACCGCGTGAATAAAAAACTTGCTAATGAAAAATTCGTTCAAAAAGCACCTGAAAAAGTCATTCAAGAAGAACGTGACAAACAGGTCAAATACCAAGAAAAATATGATGGTGTTAAAGCGCGAATTGAACAATTAAAAGCTTAG
- a CDS encoding folylpolyglutamate synthase/dihydrofolate synthase family protein, producing the protein MNYLDSLYWIHERTKFGIKPGVKRMEWMLQRLGNPEQNIQAIHVGGTNGKGSTVAYLRDALLKNDYEVGTFTSPYIESFNERISLNGTPITNDEIVELVSRVKPVSEAMDEETELGVATEFEIITMMMYLYFGEIHPVDFVIVEAGLGVKNDSTNVISPILSILTSIGLDHTDILGNTYLEIARDKSAIIKEGVPVVYAVKNEDALKLVRDTAEKMNAKALEFDRDILIVSEDDEFTYRYKDYELENIALNMLGEHQKENAALAITALIELNEQGLINIDFNKMIDGIELVKWTGRIERVSTDPLIILDGAHNQESVNALVDTIEKYYRLEKVDVLFSAINGKPIHHMLQAFDEIAQHIYVTTFDFPKALPMEKLYNEIESDKKSMVDDYVSFIQNYEGNALLITGSLYFISEVKTKLGYH; encoded by the coding sequence ATGAATTATCTTGATAGCTTATATTGGATTCATGAACGTACGAAATTTGGCATCAAACCAGGTGTTAAACGTATGGAGTGGATGCTACAACGCCTTGGCAATCCGGAACAAAATATCCAAGCGATTCACGTAGGTGGGACGAATGGAAAAGGTTCTACAGTCGCCTATTTACGAGATGCTTTATTAAAAAATGACTATGAAGTGGGAACATTTACTTCTCCATATATTGAATCATTCAATGAGCGCATTAGTTTAAATGGGACACCGATTACGAATGATGAGATTGTAGAACTGGTTAGTCGTGTGAAACCAGTAAGTGAAGCAATGGATGAAGAAACTGAGCTTGGAGTCGCTACAGAGTTTGAAATTATTACAATGATGATGTATCTCTATTTTGGAGAGATACATCCCGTTGATTTTGTCATTGTTGAAGCGGGACTCGGTGTCAAAAATGACTCAACGAATGTAATCAGTCCGATATTAAGCATTTTAACGAGTATTGGCCTAGATCACACAGATATACTGGGGAATACTTATTTAGAAATTGCACGAGATAAAAGTGCGATTATTAAAGAAGGGGTACCTGTGGTATATGCTGTTAAAAATGAAGACGCGCTTAAATTAGTCCGTGATACCGCTGAGAAAATGAATGCGAAAGCGTTAGAATTTGATCGAGATATTCTCATTGTTTCAGAAGATGATGAATTCACGTATCGATATAAAGACTATGAACTTGAAAATATCGCACTGAATATGTTGGGAGAGCACCAAAAAGAAAACGCAGCATTGGCAATTACTGCACTGATTGAATTAAACGAGCAAGGTCTTATCAACATTGACTTTAATAAGATGATTGACGGTATTGAACTCGTGAAGTGGACAGGTCGTATTGAGCGTGTATCCACAGATCCGCTCATTATTTTAGACGGAGCACATAATCAGGAGAGTGTGAATGCATTAGTTGATACGATAGAAAAATATTATCGTTTAGAAAAAGTCGATGTTCTATTTTCTGCGATCAATGGAAAACCAATTCATCACATGTTGCAAGCTTTTGATGAAATCGCTCAACATATCTATGTGACGACATTTGATTTTCCAAAGGCGCTCCCAATGGAAAAGTTATATAACGAAATTGAGAGCGATAAAAAATCTATGGTGGACGACTATGTTTCTTTCATTCAAAACTATGAAGGTAATGCCTTGTTGATTACAGGCAGTTTATACTTTATTAGTGAAGTGAAAACGAAACTCGGCTATCATTAA
- the radC gene encoding DNA repair protein RadC, translated as MSRIYEMCVQEKPKERLMTKGASALSNTELIAILFNTGHLGCSSLQLASNLLSQYQTLERVKALTIVELTAIKGIGINKALTLMAAFELGGRVQQEKHLNMTDPIESPEQIAEKMYHLMSGYTQEHFVVLLLNTKLQIIHQKTVFIGTLNSAIIHPREVFKEAVKWSAHAMIVVHNHPSGDPTPSQADIKTTQRLVACGEAMGIDVLDHIIIGDHKYTSIMSDYEVS; from the coding sequence ATGAGTCGAATTTACGAAATGTGTGTACAAGAAAAGCCAAAAGAACGTCTGATGACAAAAGGCGCTTCTGCACTTTCAAACACAGAATTAATTGCCATTTTATTTAACACAGGCCATCTAGGTTGTTCTAGTCTGCAATTAGCCTCAAACCTGCTTAGTCAATATCAAACATTAGAGCGGGTAAAAGCATTAACAATTGTTGAATTAACAGCAATTAAAGGAATAGGGATAAACAAAGCTTTGACGTTAATGGCGGCATTTGAATTAGGTGGACGTGTGCAACAAGAAAAACACTTAAATATGACAGACCCCATTGAATCACCTGAACAAATTGCAGAGAAGATGTATCATTTAATGAGTGGTTATACACAAGAGCATTTTGTCGTGTTATTGCTGAATACAAAACTTCAAATTATTCATCAAAAAACAGTGTTTATCGGGACATTGAATAGTGCCATTATTCATCCGAGAGAGGTTTTTAAAGAAGCGGTAAAATGGTCAGCGCATGCGATGATTGTCGTACATAATCACCCATCCGGGGACCCAACGCCATCACAAGCAGATATTAAAACAACACAACGCTTAGTGGCGTGTGGGGAAGCAATGGGGATAGATGTATTAGATCATATTATTATTGGAGATCATAAATACACATCAATCATGAGTGATTATGAAGTGAGTTAA
- a CDS encoding DUF4930 family protein produces MVKNLIKVSVLLLLLTALGVTTLKFFPGVKDQPWNPFNQIESVRPVDESGFAVPALGETYVLEENDLFRNVPKSQSRHIFDWIDKYEFMQVNELQRMGFDDQYLVAKQNTHFILYRFGEDKMHVYTTEHDLQYDLYQLGHQIDLLPETSFQTEDDLEK; encoded by the coding sequence TTGGTTAAAAATCTTATAAAAGTATCCGTGCTTTTATTACTACTCACCGCTTTAGGTGTTACAACTTTAAAATTTTTTCCAGGTGTGAAAGATCAACCATGGAATCCGTTTAATCAAATTGAAAGTGTTCGACCAGTCGATGAATCGGGATTTGCCGTTCCTGCACTTGGTGAGACATATGTTCTAGAGGAAAATGATTTATTTCGCAATGTTCCGAAAAGTCAAAGTCGCCATATATTTGACTGGATTGATAAGTATGAATTTATGCAGGTCAATGAATTGCAACGGATGGGATTTGATGATCAGTATCTTGTTGCTAAACAAAATACACATTTTATCTTATATCGCTTTGGAGAAGATAAGATGCATGTTTATACAACAGAGCATGACTTGCAATATGATTTATATCAATTAGGGCATCAAATAGATTTACTACCTGAGACGTCGTTTCAAACCGAAGATGATCTTGAAAAGTGA